The following coding sequences are from one Eucalyptus grandis isolate ANBG69807.140 chromosome 11, ASM1654582v1, whole genome shotgun sequence window:
- the LOC104425693 gene encoding transcription factor bHLH62 — MDNEFFMPWQPLSSGMAIQPNDLNCASKQSPDCFFNPNWDNSSADQGGHFESALSSMVSSPAAAGSYLSNESVLIRELIGKLGSIGNPGEASPSPHSLPLSGNATAAMPYIGGSNSTNTSCYNTPLNSPPDRAVKERFSSVAEFTADPGFAERAARFSCFGSRSFNGRTSQFSLNNGEPPYKSNPLMESGKFQRVLSSPSLKALGSQAVATVQQNVISRLSDRIELTNSNEESSVSEQSPGGENGLKASNEANSRKRKAAAKGKAKESAPSTSVANAMKVSESHDNSSPKRCKPNEDDGNGNDTAKGEDDAKGNSKKNDAKPPEPPKDYIHVRARRGQATDSHSLAERVRREKISERMKLLQDLVPGCNKVTGKALMLDEIINYVQSLQRQVEFLSMKLASVNTTLDFNADALMSKDMFQPNNSVPRPMFPLDSSATAFHGHHRPQNQPLPPPLQGHVSSGTATQVEPLNLGPCHTVESHSPLNDLQYQNFCGDDLQSIVQMSFGQNSNQETAFQLQTFHG, encoded by the exons ATGGACAATGAGTTCTTTATGCCATGGCAACCGCTCTCCTCAGGAATGGCAATTCAGCCCAACGACCTGAACTGTGCTTCCAAGCAATCCCCTGATTGCTTCTTCAATCCCAATTGGGACAACTCTTCCGCAGATCAAGGTGGTCACTTCGAGTCTGCGCTGAGCTCCATGGTGTCCTCCCCAGCTGCCGCCGGTTCCTACCTTTCCAATGAGAGTGTCCTGATCAGGGAGCTGATTGGAAAACTCGGCAGCATTGGGAACCCAGGCGAGGCGTCGCCATCGCCACATTCCCTCCCCTTGTCCGGGAATGCCACCGCCGCGATGCCTTACATTGGTGGAAGCAATAGTACTAACACGTCATGTTATAACACCCCTCTGAATTCGCCCCCAGATCGCGCGGTCAAGGAGAGATTCTCCAGCGTGGCGGAGTTCACTGCTGATCCTGGATTTGCAGAGAGGGCCGCGAGGTTCTCGTGCTTTGGGAGCCGGAGCTTCAATGGCCGGACGAGCCAATTTTCCCTGAACAATGGTGAGCCGCCTTACAAGTCCAACCCGCTGATGGAGAGCGGGAAATTCCAACGGGTCTTGAGTAGCCCATCACTGAAGGCGTTGGGATCTCAGGCAGTGGCCACCGTTCAGCAGAATGTGATTTCGAGACTGTCAGATCGGATTGAACTGACGAATTCTAACGAGGAGTCCTCAGTGTCCGAGCAAAGCCCAGGTGGGGAAAATGGATTGAAGGCCTCGAACGAGGCAAATTCCAGGAAAAGGAAGGCAGCTGCTAAGGGAAAAGCGAAGGAATCCGCCCCCTCCACATCTGTCGCCAATGCTATGAAG GTATCCGAGTCTCATGACAATTCGAGTCCAAAGCGATGCAAGCCGAATGAAGACGACGGAAATGGAAATGACACTGCCAAAGGGGAAGATGATGCCAAAGGAAATAGTAAAAAGAATGATGCAAAGCCGCCTGAGCCTCCAAAGGACTACATTCATGTTAGAGCGAGAAGGGGTCAGGCAACCGATAGTCATAGTCTAGCTGAAAGA GTGCGAAGAGAGAAGATAAGTGAGCGAATGAAGCTCCTCCAGGACCTTGTGCCGGGTTGCAATAAG GTCACTGGAAAGGCACTGATGCTAGATGAAATCATCAACTACGTTCAGTCATTGCAGCGTCAAGTTGAG TTCCTTTCCATGAAGTTGGCCTCTGTCAATACCACTCTCGATTTTAATGCAGATGCACTCATGTCAAAGGAT ATGTTTCAGCCAAACAACTCTGTACCGCGTCCTATGTTTCCATTAGATTCTTCAGCGACTGCCTTTCATGGCCACCACCGACCTCAAAATCAGCCATTGCCACCACCGCTGCAAGGACACGTCTCTAGTGGTACAGCGACCCAAGTAGAGCCATTGAATCTGGGGCCATGTCACACCGTTGAGTCACATTCTCCACTGAATGATCTTCAG taTCAGAATTTCTGTGGAGATGACCTGCAAAGCATTGTCCAAATGAGTTTTGgtcaaaattcaaatcaagaaacAGCATTCCAGCTTCAGACTTTCCATGGTTAA